The following is a genomic window from Actinomycetota bacterium.
TCTGTGGTCGCTCCTCGGGGCGGCCGCTTTGGTGGCCGTGATCGGCACGTTCGCTTACTTGGGGTTCGGCGGGATGAGTGGGGGTGACGATCAGGCAGGCATCACCAGCACGGGAGGCGGTGCCGACTCGGATGCTGTCGAGGAGGCGAGACCGCGGCGGGGGCGCGGCGCGAGCGAGGCAGTCATGGGGACCTCCTCCGAGGCAGGGGCTGCAACAGGTGCCCCGTCTCCCACCTTCAGAGCCTCGTTGGGTGAGGTGGACCCAGAGCGCCTCAACAAGCTGGGAGAGCAGGGCCTCCCGCTGGTGGTGTTCTCACGCGCCTACACGGTCGACGACGTCCCCCGCCTCCAGGGTGAGTTCATCGAAAGCCTGGCAGAGCGCGCGCCCGACGCTCGCGGTGACGACATCCGGGAGTGCGCCGGCCTTGTCACGACGCAGTTTCCCAACGCCCTGCCCGCGTACGCCGCGCTGGCGGAGTACCGCAACCGCGGCGACATCCTGGTTCTGGCCTTCGCCTGGAGCGATCAGGAACAGGGACCTCTCGACCAGTCGATGGTGTGGGCGTGGGCCGTGGATGACTGCGCCGGGATCCCCGTCCACTACTCGAAGAACGTCATCCAGCCCCGGCCCTAGCCGCCTCTGAACCGGGGAATCAACCGCCCCGGCCGAGGGTTCGATAGGTTATGGACGTGGTCCAAGACAAGCGACGCGTGACCATCATCGGCTCCGGCCCTGCGGGCCTCACCGCCGCGGTCTACACGGCTCGCGCCAACCTCGAGCCGTTGGTGATCGAAGGGATCGACGCAGGTGGACAGCTGATGCTGACGACCGAGGTCGAGAACTATCCGGGCTTCGTCAACGGGATCATGGGCCCCGAGCTGATGGAGAACATGCGGGCGCAGGCCGCCCGGTTCGGCGCCGAGTTCCTGACCGAAAACGTCACCTCCGTTGACCTCTCCGAGCCACCCTTCGGCATCCAGACGCCCGATCGCGCGATCCGCAGCGACACGGTGATCATCTCCACCGGCGCCTCCGCGCTGATGCTCGGGGTACCCGGCGAGAAGGAGCTGCTGGGTCACGGCGTCTCGACCTGCGCGACCTGCGACGGCTTCTTCTTCCGCGGCCAAGAGATCGTCGTGGTGGGCGGCGGCGATTCCGCGATGGAGGAGGCGAACTTCCTGACTCGCTTCGCCGCGAAGGTGACCGTGGTACATCGCCGCGACAGCCTCAGGGCGTCGAAGATCATGCAGGACCGGGCGCGGGCGAATCCGAAGATCGAGTTCATCTGGGACACCGCGGTCACCGAGATATTCGGCAACGGCAAGGTCGCGGGCGTCCGGCTGAAGAACCTGAAGACCGGAGAGGAGACAGAGAAGCTGACGGGCGGCGTGTTCGTCGCGATCGGCCACACGCCGAACACCTCGTTGTTCGAAGGTCAGCTCGAGCTCGCGGGTGGTTACATCTTGACGAGGGGCGAGGACACCCAGACCACGGTGCCCGGCGTGTTCGCGGCCGGCGACGTCGTCGACTTCAGGTACCGGCAAGCCATCACTGCGGCCGGCATGGGATGCATGGCCGCCATCGACGCTGAGCGTTACCTGGAAGGGATGCCGGTCACAGAGCACGCCTGGTAAACGGTTCACGGAAGCAGCGCGGGGCTACTCTTCGTGCATGTTCCGTAGCTTGTGCTCCCCCATCCGCCCTGAGCACCGACCCGCTCGATGAAGGGGCTGATCAGGGAGGGCGATCGCTCCGAGGAAGTCGCGGACGTTCAGATGCGCCTGCGCGCGCTGAAGCTGCGGGTCGAAGACGAGACGGGCCAGTTCGGCGCGTCGACGAAGCAGGCGGTTCGCGCCTTCCAGCAGCAGCGCGGCATCATCGTCGACGGGATCGTCGGTCCACACACATGGAACGAGCTCGTCGAAGCCTCGTGGCGCCTGGGCGACCGCGTCCTGTACCTGAGGGTCCCCGTGATCCGGGGAGACGATGTGCTGACCTTGCAGTCACGACTGAATGCACTCGGCTTCGACGCGGGGCGCGAGGACGGGATCTTCGGGCGCGAGACGGACGAGGGGGTACGCGCGTTCCAACGCGAGTACGGCGTTGCCGAGGATGGCATCTTCGGACCCGCCAGCCACGCCGCACTGACGGGGCTTCGCGTGGATCGTCCTGGCACCGCAGCACGCTTGCGCGAGGAGCTTCGGCGGGGCGAGGAGGGACTGTCGGACGCGGTGATCGCGATCGATCCCGGCCACGGAGGCGCGAATCCCGGCGAGATCGGCGCAGATGGTCTCGTGGAAGCCGACGTCTGTTGGGAGCTTGCGCTGAAGCTGGCCGAGCGCTTCGTGGCGGTGGGGGCGAAGGTGCGCTTCACGCGCACCGAGGTGGAGGACCTAGATCCCCACGAGCGGGCGCGTCGCGCCAACCGTTTCGGCGCGCACCTGTTCATCTCGATCCACCTGAACGCTCACGGTGAGGCGGGTGCCGAGGGTGCGACGACCTTCTACTTCGGAGGATCGCGAGCCGGTGAGGCGCTGGCCGACAAGTTGCAGAGCGAGCTCGTCCGCCTCGGGTTGAAGGACTGTCGCAGCCACGCTCGCTCCTATCCCGTGCTGCGAGAGACTCGGATGCCGGCGGTCCTGGTGGAGCCGGGGTTCATCACGCACCCCGACGACGAGAAGAGGCTCCGCGATCCCGAGTTCCTCTCCCGTGTCGCGGATGCGGTCGCGGCCGCGGTGGGCCGCTACTACGAGGAGGGGTTTTAGAGAGCGGTCTCTAGAGCTTCGCCGTCTTCGCTGTCGGCGCTTGCTTCCGCCCGAGCGCCCGTGATGATGTGCAGCAGGCGCTGCAGTTCCGCGGGAGACACGAAATCCAGGACGATCCGCCCCTTGCGCTTCCCCACCTCGACGCGCACTCGCGTCTGCAGGTGGTCCGCCAGGATCCGCTGCGCCTCCATAGCCGCAGCGGAGGCGGCGGCCCCACCCGGTGCCCGCGCCGGTGCGGAACCGGTCATCGCCTGATACCGCCTGACGAGGTCTTCCACCTCTCGCACCGAGAGCGACTCTGTGGCTGCGCGCCGCGCGATGCGCTGCTGTAGGGGGTTGCCCTGCAGCCCGAGCAGCGCTCGCCCATGACCCGCGGTGAGCCGTCCCGAGGTCAGCAGCCCCTGTATCTCGACCGGGAGGTCCAAGAGCCGCAACGCGTTCGTGATCGTGACCCGGTTCCGCCCGAGCTTGTCGCCCAGCGCCTCCTGGGTCAGACCCGCCTCGTCCATCAGCTGGCGGTAGGCCGCGGCTTCCTCTATGGGGTCGAGGTCTGCCCGGTGGATGTTCTCGACGAGGGCTCGCTCCAGCGACCCGCGCTCGTCGGTCTCGACCACGACCACCGGAACCTCCGTCAACCCCGCAGCGATGGCGGCGCGCCACCGTCGCTCCCCCGCGATCAACTCGTATCCATCGCCGTCGGGGCGCACGAGCAAGGGCTGTAGGACCCCGAGCTCGCGGATCGACGCGGTCAGCTCGTGCAGAGCGTCGGGTTCGAAGGACCGGCGCGGCTGAAGAGGGTTCGGGCGGATGCGATCGACCGCGGCGGTGGGGGTAGCGGTTCCTGTGCGCCGCTCGAGCCCCTCGTCGGCGGTGGGCGGCAGGAGAGCGTCGAGCCCACGACCGAGGCCGCTCCGGCGCATCATCTGGCCACCGTCCACGGCTCGCGGCGAGGCCACTCCTCGTCGAGACCGGCCGGCTCGGGCGCGATGGTGCCGTACCCCCGGCCCCCGGGCCCCGGAACCGCAGCCGGTGCCGGGACCGCAACCGGGTTCGGACGCGGGGCGGGTGGTGAAGGCGGCACGTGCACGTCTAACCCGTAGCGTTCCTCGACCTCGGCGGCCAGAAGCCGGTACGACACCGCTCCGCGGGAGGAGGGGTCGAGCGTCACCACCGGCTCGCCGAACGACGGCGCCTCCGACAGCCGCACGCTGCGCGGGATGACGGTGCCGAAGACCGCGTTGCCGAAGTGCGTGCGTACCTCGTCTGCCACCTGGCTCGACAGCTTCGTCCTCGCGTCGTACATCGTCAGCAAGAACCCGGCGATCCTCAACTCCGCGTTCAACGACCGGCGCACCCTCTCCGCCGTCGCCAGCAGCTGACCCAGACCCTCGAGCGCGTAGTACTCGCATTGCACCGGCACGATCAGGTCCTGCGCCGCGGCAAGAGCGTTGAGGGTCAGGAGGCCGAGCGAAGGAGGGCAGTCCAGGAAGATCAGGTCGTACCGCTGCGCTGCCCCCTCGAGGGCGTCGGCGAGCTTTCGTTCCCTAGCCATCGCTCCCGCGAGCTCTATCTCGGCGCCGGCCAGGTCGCGCGCGGCGGGAGCACAGTCCAGGCCGGCAACCGCCGTCGGCCGGGCCACCTCTGCGAGAGGTGCCGCTCCGATGAGGAGGTCGTACGTGGTCGGGGTCGAGTCGCGGTGGTCGAAGCCCAGCCCCGTCGTCGCATTCGCCTGTGGATCCACGTCGACGACCAGGACCCGGTGCCCGCGCAGCGCCAGGCTTGCACCCAGGTTCACCGACGTCGTGGTCTTCGCGACCCCGCCCTTCTGGTTGGCGACACAGACGAGGCGACCCGCACCGGGCAGGATCGGCCGCGTCTCCAGGAGCTTCCACGACGTCCCCGACCACGCGGCAGGGGGATTATTTCCAGGTATTTCCTGACTCGGAGGCATCTGCACTCAGTCTAATCAGACCCGGTTCGATCTCCTCGGCATCTCGAGGGATATCCGCGCTCGATCCCACGAGCAGGATGACGTGACCGGTCGCACGGACCAGGGGCCGGCACAGCGCGGCCGCGTCTGCGGGCGGAGCCAGCGCCCGCGCGGTGGCGACGCTGTGGGCGGCTCGCAGCGCGGGATCCAGGGCCGCCTGTTGCGCCGTTCGGACGACCACCTCGCACTGGTCCAGCTCCAGTTCCCTCAGCGCCTCCTCCAGGAAAGCGGCCCGCCTCTTCCTCGGCTCCAGCAGGCGCCAGGGGAGGCCGGAGCCGATCGCTAGGGGGATCCCCGGGAGCCCGGCGCCCGAACCCACGTCGATGCACCAGCCGTTGCCGACCTCCGTCACAAGTGGGAGAGCCCGTAGCGAGTCCTCGATATGGCGCTCGCGGACGCGGCTCAGGTCGCCGGGGGAGATCAGGTCGAGCCGGGGGGCCCACCCTTCGAGGAGCGCGCGGTACACCGCCAACCGCTCCTCGATGCCGGGGTGTTTCACGTTTTACGCGTCGCTAGCTGGGCGAACACGCGGGAGGACGGCGTCACTCCGCCCTGATGACGACCTTCCGAGCGGGATCGACGCCTTCGCTGAAGCTCGACACGCCCTCGATCTCTGAGACCGCGTCGTGGACGATCTTCCTGTCCCAGCTCGACATCGGCTCGAGCTCGATCTCGGTCCCCCGCTCCTTGGCGCGCTCGGCGATGGAGCGAGCATAGTCCGCTAGCGAGTCTCGGCGCCGGGCGCGATATCCCTCCACGTCCACCATCAGACGGACCCGGGCCCGCAGGCGACGCTGAACGGCCGTCCGCGTCAGCTCCTGGAGCGCGTCCAACGTCTGACCGCGTCGCCCGATGAGCATCCCGAGCTCGGGCCCGGTCACCTCCAGCGACACGGCGTCGCCCTCGATGGACTTTTCGACCTCGGCCTGAAGGCCCATAGCCTCGAGGAGGCCGGACAGGAACTCGGTCCCGGTTGACGCCACGTCCTCGGGGCTGGCGGGCTCCGTCTCCAAGCCTGGGGGGTCCCCTAGCGCGTCGGCGGTCTCGCGAGCGGTGGTTTCCTGCATCACCTCGGGCTCTTCGTTCATCTCTTCTTCTTCTTGTTCTTCGAAGGCTGCTTCGGTCCTTCCAAGCGCGCCGGGTCGCCCGTCACCGGCTTGGTGGGCGCACCCTTCGGCGGCTTTCCAGAGCTCGGTTTGCTCGAGCCCTTGCTCGGCTGAGCCACCACCTTCTTCTCCGATGGTTCCGGGTCGGCGGGTGCGGGGGCCACGCGCAGCATGATGTGCTGCTGGACGATGCTCCACACGTTCGTGGTCAGCCAGTACAACGTCAGGCCGGCCGCGAACTGGAACGAGAAGAACATGAGCATCAGCGGCATGAACTTCATCACCATCTGCGCCTGCTGAGCCGACGGATCGGTCGCGGCGCCCCGCTGCACCTGCATCTGCTTCTGCTGGTAGTAGGTCGTGAAGCCCATCAGCCCGATCAGGATCAGGTACGGGAGGAAGCCGAGGACTCCGCCCTCACAGCCG
Proteins encoded in this region:
- a CDS encoding zf-HC2 domain-containing protein, which translates into the protein MNAPEHERCSHLLRGFVNGDLADDDRLWVEEHLGTCATCAQELAALRAVVPEPDAPQLSELERVGLRRAVLNQAVPVPAAGADAPAAGTRSGSRLWSLLGAAALVAVIGTFAYLGFGGMSGGDDQAGITSTGGGADSDAVEEARPRRGRGASEAVMGTSSEAGAATGAPSPTFRASLGEVDPERLNKLGEQGLPLVVFSRAYTVDDVPRLQGEFIESLAERAPDARGDDIRECAGLVTTQFPNALPAYAALAEYRNRGDILVLAFAWSDQEQGPLDQSMVWAWAVDDCAGIPVHYSKNVIQPRP
- the trxB gene encoding thioredoxin-disulfide reductase, translating into MDVVQDKRRVTIIGSGPAGLTAAVYTARANLEPLVIEGIDAGGQLMLTTEVENYPGFVNGIMGPELMENMRAQAARFGAEFLTENVTSVDLSEPPFGIQTPDRAIRSDTVIISTGASALMLGVPGEKELLGHGVSTCATCDGFFFRGQEIVVVGGGDSAMEEANFLTRFAAKVTVVHRRDSLRASKIMQDRARANPKIEFIWDTAVTEIFGNGKVAGVRLKNLKTGEETEKLTGGVFVAIGHTPNTSLFEGQLELAGGYILTRGEDTQTTVPGVFAAGDVVDFRYRQAITAAGMGCMAAIDAERYLEGMPVTEHAW
- a CDS encoding N-acetylmuramoyl-L-alanine amidase, which translates into the protein MKGLIREGDRSEEVADVQMRLRALKLRVEDETGQFGASTKQAVRAFQQQRGIIVDGIVGPHTWNELVEASWRLGDRVLYLRVPVIRGDDVLTLQSRLNALGFDAGREDGIFGRETDEGVRAFQREYGVAEDGIFGPASHAALTGLRVDRPGTAARLREELRRGEEGLSDAVIAIDPGHGGANPGEIGADGLVEADVCWELALKLAERFVAVGAKVRFTRTEVEDLDPHERARRANRFGAHLFISIHLNAHGEAGAEGATTFYFGGSRAGEALADKLQSELVRLGLKDCRSHARSYPVLRETRMPAVLVEPGFITHPDDEKRLRDPEFLSRVADAVAAAVGRYYEEGF
- a CDS encoding ParB/RepB/Spo0J family partition protein is translated as MMRRSGLGRGLDALLPPTADEGLERRTGTATPTAAVDRIRPNPLQPRRSFEPDALHELTASIRELGVLQPLLVRPDGDGYELIAGERRWRAAIAAGLTEVPVVVVETDERGSLERALVENIHRADLDPIEEAAAYRQLMDEAGLTQEALGDKLGRNRVTITNALRLLDLPVEIQGLLTSGRLTAGHGRALLGLQGNPLQQRIARRAATESLSVREVEDLVRRYQAMTGSAPARAPGGAAASAAAMEAQRILADHLQTRVRVEVGKRKGRIVLDFVSPAELQRLLHIITGARAEASADSEDGEALETAL
- a CDS encoding ParA family protein is translated as MPPSQEIPGNNPPAAWSGTSWKLLETRPILPGAGRLVCVANQKGGVAKTTTSVNLGASLALRGHRVLVVDVDPQANATTGLGFDHRDSTPTTYDLLIGAAPLAEVARPTAVAGLDCAPAARDLAGAEIELAGAMARERKLADALEGAAQRYDLIFLDCPPSLGLLTLNALAAAQDLIVPVQCEYYALEGLGQLLATAERVRRSLNAELRIAGFLLTMYDARTKLSSQVADEVRTHFGNAVFGTVIPRSVRLSEAPSFGEPVVTLDPSSRGAVSYRLLAAEVEERYGLDVHVPPSPPAPRPNPVAVPAPAAVPGPGGRGYGTIAPEPAGLDEEWPRREPWTVAR
- a CDS encoding class I SAM-dependent methyltransferase, with protein sequence MKHPGIEERLAVYRALLEGWAPRLDLISPGDLSRVRERHIEDSLRALPLVTEVGNGWCIDVGSGAGLPGIPLAIGSGLPWRLLEPRKRRAAFLEEALRELELDQCEVVVRTAQQAALDPALRAAHSVATARALAPPADAAALCRPLVRATGHVILLVGSSADIPRDAEEIEPGLIRLSADASESGNTWK
- a CDS encoding KH domain-containing protein, whose protein sequence is MNEEPEVMQETTARETADALGDPPGLETEPASPEDVASTGTEFLSGLLEAMGLQAEVEKSIEGDAVSLEVTGPELGMLIGRRGQTLDALQELTRTAVQRRLRARVRLMVDVEGYRARRRDSLADYARSIAERAKERGTEIELEPMSSWDRKIVHDAVSEIEGVSSFSEGVDPARKVVIRAE